The following coding sequences lie in one Synechococcus sp. PCC 7336 genomic window:
- a CDS encoding ferredoxin-thioredoxin reductase catalytic domain-containing protein has product MTDRGPNKSNQKTFTIMRKFAETYAKRTDTYFCSDPTVTTAVIEGLAVHKQELGAPLCPCRHYEDKQAEVKRGYWNCPCVPMRERKECHCMLFLTPDNSFAGTSQTLEAVDLSYRD; this is encoded by the coding sequence ATGACAGACCGAGGCCCTAACAAGTCCAATCAAAAGACGTTTACCATCATGCGTAAGTTTGCCGAGACTTACGCCAAACGAACCGACACCTATTTTTGCTCCGACCCCACGGTGACCACTGCGGTAATTGAAGGATTGGCCGTTCACAAACAAGAACTGGGGGCGCCGCTGTGCCCCTGCCGCCATTACGAGGATAAGCAAGCGGAAGTAAAGCGGGGCTATTGGAATTGCCCTTGCGTGCCGATGCGAGAGCGCAAGGAATGCCACTGCATGTTGTTTTTGACCCCCGACAACAGTTTTGCCGGCACCTCTCAAACTTTGGAAGCCGTGGACTTGAGCTATCGCGATTGA
- a CDS encoding DUF309 domain-containing protein, which produces MLEPLSAEDIAAFQTAIDQFNAREFYACHDTLEALWIEAMEPQRTFYQGILQLAVGYYHLLNGNWRGAVILLGEGLSRLERYCPDYLELDVAALANASRRNQRRLQMLGADRLSEFSTADIPKATWVEFDIQCHEP; this is translated from the coding sequence ATGCTAGAGCCCCTTTCTGCTGAGGATATCGCGGCCTTTCAAACGGCGATCGACCAATTTAATGCTCGCGAATTTTATGCTTGCCACGATACGCTCGAAGCCTTGTGGATCGAAGCGATGGAGCCCCAGAGAACCTTCTATCAGGGCATCCTGCAACTGGCGGTTGGCTATTACCACCTGCTGAACGGTAACTGGCGCGGAGCGGTGATTCTACTGGGCGAGGGGTTATCTCGTTTGGAGCGGTATTGCCCCGACTATCTAGAGCTCGATGTAGCTGCTTTGGCCAATGCCAGTCGCAGGAATCAACGCCGACTGCAAATGCTGGGGGCCGATCGCCTATCTGAATTCTCAACCGCTGACATTCCCAAGGCGACTTGGGTGGAATTCGACATTCAGTGTCACGAACCATAA
- a CDS encoding DUF4157 domain-containing protein, whose amino-acid sequence MRVRQYWQREATPKSTATPQSNPLATRPFAPQPQPEGRTASAQSIKGDRKSPAGFGYSVSTLNLGPYELAPPLQTKLSIGVPGDKYEREADRVAKQVVSSIHSPQTQISQQGGSIQRETLEDDDELRMKPLQRQLGAEGAISPELEREIERSRGGGHPLSEVIRTPMEQAFGADFSGVRVHTDGRSNQLNRSIQAKAFTTNRDVFFRAGAYNPATRDGRELIAHELTHVLQQQGGRAAQLQQVAAGLKKSTIQRQGGYIPTGDGPYGHNFTDGASTAGAGFGQQLKDDIYDLNANGVTSEMHELTHIDDDDDETMLTRDPAVVAQVDHIYPANLGGSSSHRNAQIISQASNNYKSNTYPTDGIWSGGCTVLMGHKATAMGNWRGEAMSFDIPAYETFPVTGKGPAAKIDMSGTALKVTRYQQDQTGTWQPSSQKTGPGANDVTPQEARDLGILPKDIPDPQQ is encoded by the coding sequence ATGCGTGTCCGGCAATATTGGCAACGGGAGGCCACTCCTAAATCAACTGCGACCCCCCAATCGAATCCACTCGCAACCAGGCCGTTTGCGCCTCAACCCCAACCTGAGGGCAGGACAGCATCTGCTCAGTCAATCAAAGGCGATCGCAAATCCCCAGCAGGGTTTGGATATAGCGTATCGACCTTAAATCTCGGCCCTTACGAGTTAGCTCCTCCCCTTCAAACCAAACTGTCGATTGGGGTACCTGGCGACAAATACGAACGGGAAGCCGATCGCGTTGCCAAGCAAGTGGTATCGAGCATCCACTCCCCTCAAACCCAAATATCGCAGCAGGGTGGCTCTATTCAACGAGAAACCCTCGAAGACGATGACGAGTTGAGGATGAAGCCCCTGCAGCGTCAGCTCGGAGCTGAGGGCGCGATCTCTCCCGAGCTAGAACGCGAGATCGAGCGATCGCGCGGGGGCGGACACCCGCTCTCAGAAGTAATTCGGACGCCTATGGAACAGGCATTTGGTGCTGACTTTAGTGGGGTTAGGGTTCATACGGATGGGCGATCGAACCAGTTAAATCGCTCAATTCAAGCCAAAGCATTTACCACGAATCGAGATGTGTTTTTTCGAGCAGGGGCCTACAATCCTGCCACTCGGGACGGTCGAGAGTTGATTGCCCACGAATTAACCCATGTCTTACAGCAACAGGGGGGAAGGGCTGCTCAGCTACAGCAGGTCGCGGCCGGTTTAAAGAAATCTACGATTCAAAGGCAAGGGGGGTATATTCCTACAGGAGATGGCCCCTACGGACATAATTTCACTGATGGAGCAAGCACTGCTGGCGCAGGATTTGGCCAGCAGTTAAAAGACGATATCTACGATCTCAATGCAAATGGGGTGACTTCTGAAATGCATGAATTAACCCACATCGACGACGACGATGATGAAACGATGCTGACTCGAGATCCAGCTGTTGTTGCTCAGGTCGATCACATTTATCCTGCTAACTTAGGGGGATCTAGCTCCCATCGGAACGCTCAGATCATTTCTCAAGCATCGAATAACTATAAGTCGAATACTTACCCAACCGATGGAATTTGGTCTGGTGGATGTACCGTGCTAATGGGTCACAAGGCAACAGCCATGGGAAATTGGAGAGGAGAAGCGATGAGTTTCGACATCCCCGCCTACGAGACTTTCCCAGTTACGGGTAAAGGTCCGGCTGCAAAGATTGACATGAGTGGAACCGCGTTGAAAGTCACTCGATATCAACAGGACCAAACAGGCACATGGCAACCCTCGTCACAGAAGACCGGGCCTGGTGCAAACGATGTGACTCCGCAAGAAGCACGCGATCTAGGAATTCTGCCCAAAGATATCCCAGATCCACAACAGTAA
- a CDS encoding glycosyltransferase family 39 protein produces the protein MKLEPDKPTPQYFAVPPASLRWLAIAAIAIGIAFRFVNLDRKVYSHDEVYTSLRASGHTSEDIFSTVTNCPITASDLLEFQHLTPARDWTDTWDSLREHPEHPPLFFLLVRAWMQTFGTSVAAVRSLPAVLSLLAFPAMYWLCLELFAAPMAAWVAIALLAVSPFHVLFAQEARQYSLWTVTTLLASAALLRAMRLHTARSWWFYTLAAIANLYTSLLSLLVAIAHACYVLGRERFQGTRTVRVFLLSVGASLATFLPWVWVLYEQWERVQDHTAWIAVDVPLSDLVTLWGLHINCVFIDGVVDFEHPFTFAVPVVTIELVVYALWSLWRRSPRQIWLFPISLLCATALPLVAADLVLGGRRSLITRYFVPALAIVLVVVANCVARWLASDGGETRRLGAVLLGVLLAAGIGSCAAIAQADTWWNKVPSYNIPAVARYLEAIDRPVVWTSFAALDSPGHPISLAYLVDPETEIVLVKGSYLPPATDDWSRVFLFEAVPEFVAAVEREYGVRAELVEDLDIELWQLQYTPPDRTSDRSPTPYSTKQDQ, from the coding sequence GTGAAACTCGAACCTGACAAACCCACTCCCCAATATTTCGCCGTTCCCCCTGCCAGTTTGCGCTGGCTGGCCATCGCTGCGATCGCCATCGGCATCGCCTTCCGCTTCGTCAACCTCGATCGCAAAGTCTACTCCCACGATGAGGTCTACACCTCCCTGCGCGCCAGCGGCCATACCTCCGAAGATATCTTCTCTACCGTCACCAACTGCCCCATTACCGCCAGCGACCTACTGGAATTTCAGCACCTAACCCCCGCTCGCGATTGGACCGATACCTGGGATTCCCTGCGCGAACACCCCGAACATCCACCGCTGTTTTTCTTGCTCGTGCGGGCTTGGATGCAAACCTTTGGCACATCGGTAGCAGCCGTGCGCAGCTTGCCTGCGGTACTGAGCCTGCTGGCTTTTCCAGCCATGTATTGGCTGTGCCTAGAACTGTTTGCCGCGCCGATGGCGGCATGGGTGGCGATCGCCCTCCTAGCGGTTTCTCCCTTTCATGTCCTGTTTGCCCAAGAAGCCCGTCAATACAGCTTGTGGACCGTCACAACCCTCCTCGCCAGTGCGGCTTTGCTGCGGGCAATGCGACTCCATACGGCCCGGAGTTGGTGGTTCTACACACTGGCGGCGATCGCGAATCTCTACACCTCCCTGCTCTCTCTGTTGGTGGCGATTGCTCATGCCTGTTACGTGTTGGGACGAGAGCGATTCCAGGGAACGCGGACAGTCAGGGTATTCCTACTGTCTGTGGGGGCAAGTCTGGCAACGTTTCTCCCTTGGGTCTGGGTGCTGTACGAGCAGTGGGAACGGGTGCAAGACCACACCGCTTGGATCGCTGTAGATGTCCCTCTGTCAGATTTAGTGACGCTGTGGGGGTTGCATATCAACTGCGTATTTATCGATGGGGTGGTGGACTTCGAACACCCTTTCACGTTTGCGGTGCCAGTTGTCACAATCGAGCTGGTCGTGTATGCCCTCTGGTCCCTCTGGCGGCGATCGCCTCGGCAAATTTGGCTGTTCCCCATCTCGCTGCTATGCGCGACAGCGCTGCCGCTGGTGGCGGCAGATTTGGTATTGGGGGGTCGGCGATCGTTGATTACGCGATATTTTGTCCCAGCACTGGCGATCGTGCTGGTGGTGGTGGCGAATTGTGTGGCCCGTTGGCTGGCGAGCGATGGCGGCGAGACGCGGCGGCTGGGGGCAGTTCTGTTGGGGGTGTTGCTGGCTGCGGGGATCGGGTCTTGCGCGGCGATCGCGCAGGCCGATACTTGGTGGAATAAGGTGCCGAGCTATAACATTCCAGCAGTAGCTCGGTATCTGGAGGCGATCGATCGCCCGGTTGTTTGGACTTCGTTCGCAGCTTTGGACTCGCCGGGACATCCGATCTCCTTAGCCTATTTAGTCGATCCGGAGACCGAGATCGTTTTAGTTAAAGGCAGCTATTTACCGCCAGCCACCGACGACTGGAGTCGGGTGTTTCTGTTTGAGGCCGTGCCCGAATTTGTGGCCGCAGTGGAGCGGGAGTATGGCGTTCGGGCCGAACTGGTGGAAGATCTGGATATCGAGCTGTGGCAATTGCAATACACTCCCCCAGATCGAACGAGCGATCGTTCCCCTACCCCATACTCCACCAAGCAAGACCAATGA
- a CDS encoding glycosyltransferase family 2 protein, whose protein sequence is MTKLIVQIPCYNEEESLGITLSALPREIPGIDCVEWLIINDGSTDRTVEVAKARGVEHIVNFPANQGLAKAFMAGLEASLKAGADIIVNTDADNQYCADDIPKLVQPILTGQAEMVIGARPIWQTEHFSPLKKVLQNFGSRVVRAAAMQGDAPLDAPSGFRAFSREAALRLNVFNRYTYTLETIIQAGSKGMAIASVPIRTNADLRPSRLVRSIASYVWRSGTTILRIFMLYQPLRFFFMLGSLPLGVGTLLGIRWLIFFFAGSDRTRIPSLILAAILISIGFQLWVLGLVADLLAANRKLLEDTQLRLRRLEIEGTSGRDRDSSNRS, encoded by the coding sequence ATGACCAAACTGATCGTTCAAATCCCCTGCTACAACGAGGAGGAATCCCTCGGCATTACCCTCAGTGCCTTGCCGCGAGAGATCCCCGGGATCGATTGTGTCGAATGGCTCATTATCAACGACGGCAGCACCGATCGCACTGTCGAAGTGGCTAAAGCTCGTGGCGTCGAGCACATTGTCAATTTTCCCGCCAACCAAGGGCTGGCGAAAGCCTTTATGGCTGGTTTGGAAGCTAGTCTCAAGGCGGGGGCGGACATTATCGTCAACACCGATGCCGACAACCAATATTGCGCCGACGATATCCCCAAATTAGTGCAGCCGATTTTGACCGGGCAGGCCGAAATGGTTATCGGTGCTCGCCCCATTTGGCAGACAGAGCATTTTTCTCCGCTCAAAAAGGTGTTACAAAATTTCGGCAGTCGAGTGGTGCGAGCGGCGGCGATGCAGGGGGATGCGCCGCTGGATGCCCCCAGTGGCTTTCGGGCGTTCAGTCGAGAAGCGGCACTGCGGCTGAATGTCTTCAACCGATATACCTACACCCTCGAAACAATTATTCAAGCGGGTAGCAAAGGAATGGCGATCGCCTCTGTACCCATTCGCACCAACGCCGATCTGCGTCCCTCTCGGCTGGTGCGCAGTATTGCTTCTTACGTATGGCGATCGGGTACGACTATCCTGCGCATCTTCATGCTGTATCAGCCGCTGCGCTTCTTTTTCATGCTGGGCAGCTTGCCATTAGGAGTGGGAACGCTGTTGGGCATCCGCTGGCTGATTTTCTTCTTCGCGGGCAGCGATCGCACCCGCATCCCCAGTTTGATCTTGGCGGCCATCCTCATCTCGATCGGCTTTCAGTTGTGGGTGTTGGGTCTGGTTGCCGATCTCTTGGCTGCCAATCGGAAACTACTGGAAGATACGCAGTTGCGGTTGCGGCGATTGGAGATCGAGGGGACCAGCGGTCGCGATCGCGACAGTAGCAATCGGAGTTAA
- the frr gene encoding ribosome recycling factor: MELSEVEEYMQKAVQATQRNFNTVRTGRASTSLLDRIQVEYYGTPTPLKSIANVSTPDSSTITIQPFDASSLGDIERAIGMSDLGLTPNNDGKLVRLNIPPLTEERRKQLVKMVGKMAEEGKVSIRNIRRDGIDSVRKLEKNSEISEDEASDRQDNIQKLTDNYVKKIDEITKEKEKEILSV, encoded by the coding sequence GTGGAACTATCGGAAGTCGAAGAATACATGCAAAAAGCCGTTCAGGCGACTCAGCGCAACTTCAACACCGTCCGTACCGGTCGCGCCAGCACCAGTCTGCTCGATCGCATTCAGGTGGAGTATTACGGCACCCCCACTCCTCTCAAATCGATCGCAAACGTCAGCACTCCCGATAGCAGCACCATTACCATCCAGCCGTTTGACGCCAGTTCTCTCGGGGATATCGAAAGGGCGATCGGCATGTCCGATTTGGGGCTTACCCCCAACAACGATGGCAAACTCGTGCGTCTCAATATTCCCCCCTTGACTGAAGAACGCCGCAAGCAGCTAGTCAAGATGGTGGGCAAAATGGCTGAAGAAGGCAAAGTCTCCATCCGCAATATTCGTCGTGATGGCATCGACAGTGTGCGTAAGCTGGAGAAAAATTCGGAAATTTCTGAAGACGAAGCGAGCGATCGCCAAGACAATATTCAAAAGCTAACAGACAATTACGTCAAAAAAATCGACGAAATTACCAAAGAAAAAGAGAAAGAGATCCTTAGCGTTTAG
- a CDS encoding SDR family oxidoreductase, which yields MTSLTGKVAIVTASSRGIGQAIAKRLSRDGAVVAVNYVSSTDKAEAVVQEIEAQGGRAIAIQGSVANKADVLRLFAETKQQLGAIDIVVNVAGASVFKPHLELTDDDFEKVFAVNAKGAMYVLQEAAQHIKDGGRIVQFSTGGTMMPVPTGGIYAASKAAGERLAFALAKEIGHRQVTVNVVSPGVTDTDGLIMPKAAVNQLIQQTPLGRLGQPEDVADVVAFLVGDDAHWVTGQNIQANGGIL from the coding sequence ATGACATCATTAACTGGAAAAGTTGCGATTGTGACGGCTTCATCTAGGGGGATTGGGCAAGCGATCGCCAAACGGCTGAGCCGAGATGGCGCAGTCGTTGCGGTTAACTATGTCTCTTCGACCGATAAGGCTGAGGCCGTGGTGCAGGAGATCGAAGCACAAGGCGGACGGGCGATCGCAATTCAAGGCAGTGTGGCAAACAAAGCGGACGTGCTGCGCTTGTTTGCCGAGACGAAGCAACAGTTGGGCGCGATCGACATTGTTGTGAATGTGGCAGGGGCATCGGTGTTCAAACCGCATCTCGAATTGACTGATGACGACTTTGAGAAAGTCTTTGCAGTCAATGCCAAGGGAGCGATGTACGTGTTGCAAGAAGCCGCACAGCACATCAAAGATGGCGGGCGCATTGTACAGTTTTCCACTGGGGGTACGATGATGCCTGTACCCACTGGTGGCATTTATGCGGCAAGTAAGGCGGCAGGCGAACGATTGGCCTTCGCCCTTGCCAAAGAGATCGGACATCGTCAGGTGACAGTGAATGTGGTGTCCCCAGGTGTCACCGATACGGACGGGTTAATTATGCCGAAAGCAGCCGTGAATCAATTAATTCAGCAAACACCCCTCGGACGGCTGGGACAACCAGAGGACGTGGCAGATGTGGTGGCCTTTTTGGTCGGCGATGATGCCCATTGGGTAACAGGCCAGAACATCCAAGCCAACGGTGGCATTTTATAG
- a CDS encoding LysR family transcriptional regulator produces the protein MDNLNDILTFTKVVEQGSFTAAAELLGLPKSSVSRGVSRLETRLRTRLLQRSTRRLHLTEIGRRYYDRCRRIVQELEEANGIVENYQSQPSGLLRITAPYVLGQAFLGPILVNFLSFHPNVQCQVELSNRCIDMIEEGLDLAIRVGTLPDSSLIMTHLGRASAGLFASPTYLEQHGIPQIPTDLCGHTLLDNASALATSWTLSQGSERAEIKVLPRLVCNDVDILVETAIAHQGIAVLPKFTALHAVQNEQLKSVLPGWHVKRVDINALYPSYKDLSPAVRAFVDLARQCLKKVLVNV, from the coding sequence ATGGACAACCTCAATGACATCCTGACTTTTACAAAGGTCGTGGAACAGGGGAGCTTTACCGCTGCGGCAGAGCTCCTAGGGTTACCCAAGTCTTCTGTCAGCAGAGGAGTATCTCGGCTCGAAACGCGCCTGCGCACTCGACTGCTGCAACGGTCAACCCGTCGCCTTCATCTCACGGAAATCGGACGACGCTACTACGATCGTTGCCGTCGGATTGTGCAGGAATTGGAAGAAGCCAATGGCATCGTGGAAAACTACCAATCTCAACCGTCGGGGCTGCTCCGCATTACCGCTCCCTATGTATTGGGGCAAGCATTTCTCGGACCAATTTTAGTAAATTTTTTATCATTCCACCCCAATGTCCAGTGTCAAGTCGAACTATCTAATCGCTGTATCGACATGATTGAAGAGGGATTGGATCTAGCAATTCGAGTGGGCACGTTGCCAGATAGTTCGCTGATAATGACTCATTTGGGACGGGCAAGCGCCGGACTCTTTGCCAGTCCCACTTATCTCGAGCAGCACGGCATCCCTCAAATCCCAACCGATCTTTGCGGCCATACTCTGTTGGATAATGCTAGTGCTCTGGCGACTTCCTGGACCCTCAGCCAGGGTTCTGAGCGTGCTGAAATCAAAGTCCTGCCCCGCTTGGTTTGTAATGATGTAGACATTCTTGTAGAGACGGCGATCGCCCACCAAGGGATTGCTGTTTTGCCCAAATTCACAGCGCTTCATGCAGTTCAAAACGAGCAGCTAAAATCTGTTCTCCCCGGCTGGCATGTAAAACGGGTGGATATCAATGCCCTTTACCCGTCCTACAAGGATTTATCGCCTGCCGTCCGTGCCTTTGTAGACTTGGCGAGACAGTGCTTGAAGAAAGTTTTAGTGAATGTCTGA
- a CDS encoding multicopper oxidase domain-containing protein: protein MFDRPEGARGGVTRRSLLQGGLWGGIGSLLTPLLARPAMAQQDEFSLSTHSRSRGMTTVGDVDSDRNGFDPHAILTDWDTGRVSQLPDGRTLREYEVAAENKEIEIAPGVFYPAWTYNGRVPGPTLRATEGDVLRIRFVNRTGHIHSMHFHGIHAARMDGIPGAGEAVPGGEFVYEFEAKPFGCHLYHCHSLPLKRHMHKGLYGGFIIDPDPNRHPEAADVARSRQLGTPENNRWQELFMVMNGFDTNFDEENEFYAVNTIAHAYTKRPIRIERDRPVRIYLVNVTEFDPINSFHLHGNFFNYYDHGTTLTPTSQTVDVITQCQAQRGIIELSFAEHEPGRYMFHAHQAEFAELGWMSLFEVVA from the coding sequence ATGTTTGACAGGCCGGAAGGGGCGCGTGGCGGCGTCACGCGGCGATCGCTCCTCCAAGGGGGCTTGTGGGGAGGCATTGGCAGTTTGCTGACCCCCTTGCTGGCTCGACCGGCAATGGCCCAGCAGGACGAGTTTTCTCTCTCGACCCACAGCAGGTCGAGGGGAATGACCACCGTGGGGGATGTGGATAGCGATCGCAATGGCTTCGATCCCCACGCCATCCTGACCGATTGGGATACGGGACGAGTGTCGCAGCTCCCGGACGGTCGTACGCTGCGGGAATACGAAGTGGCAGCGGAAAATAAAGAGATCGAGATTGCTCCGGGGGTGTTCTATCCCGCCTGGACCTATAACGGGCGCGTTCCCGGTCCCACACTTAGAGCCACTGAAGGGGATGTCTTGCGCATTCGCTTTGTCAATCGCACCGGCCATATCCACAGCATGCACTTCCACGGCATCCACGCCGCCCGCATGGACGGCATCCCGGGAGCTGGGGAAGCAGTACCGGGGGGGGAGTTCGTCTACGAGTTCGAAGCCAAACCCTTCGGCTGCCACCTGTATCACTGCCACTCGCTGCCCCTCAAGCGCCACATGCACAAGGGGCTCTACGGCGGCTTCATTATCGATCCAGACCCCAATCGCCATCCCGAAGCCGCCGATGTAGCGCGATCGCGACAGTTGGGCACGCCTGAAAACAATCGCTGGCAAGAGCTGTTCATGGTCATGAATGGTTTCGACACCAACTTTGACGAAGAGAATGAATTCTATGCCGTCAACACGATCGCCCATGCCTACACCAAACGTCCCATCCGGATCGAACGCGATCGCCCCGTGCGGATTTATCTCGTCAACGTCACCGAGTTCGACCCAATTAATTCCTTTCACCTGCACGGCAACTTTTTCAACTACTACGACCACGGCACCACCCTCACCCCCACCTCCCAAACGGTGGATGTCATCACCCAATGCCAAGCCCAGAGGGGAATTATAGAACTCTCGTTTGCCGAGCACGAACCGGGTCGTTACATGTTTCACGCCCACCAAGCAGAGTTTGCCGAGCTGGGCTGGATGAGTCTTTTTGAGGTAGTCGCATGA